From a region of the Methanolobus tindarius DSM 2278 genome:
- a CDS encoding mechanosensitive ion channel domain-containing protein gives MDINQLIPGIISLLVTLSLILIFNYLFHKKNLFSRERIIQQIIYISILAIGLLLTIFTLPINVEDKNLVLTFVSIVIGAIITFSSTTFVANAMAGIMLRLINPFRVGDFIKTDGTFGRVTEIYFLHTQVQSIDRDLITIPNLTLVSKPLKTIRSSGTIITTGVSLGYNIPRKDIEKSLLQAAETTGLENPFVHVEKLGDFSISYKVGGLLKDIDRIITARSDFKKNVIDKLHNSDIEIVSPTYMNQRVFSEDYVCMPPKEDTGKITKEKEPEIHTEDIIFDKAIMAQMLDRIYTIADKLPARRKDMEDKIKEIPDEDKRAELKEQIGMLAKIEEDINPEIQDLKDLPDITSMPDDKDDEYIEKLVTAEKDITLLDNRHEDLEKKIFKALEQE, from the coding sequence GTGGACATAAATCAATTAATCCCGGGAATAATATCATTACTGGTAACCCTCTCACTAATACTCATCTTTAATTATCTGTTCCACAAAAAGAACCTCTTTTCCAGGGAAAGGATAATTCAGCAAATTATCTACATATCAATACTGGCAATCGGACTTTTACTCACCATATTTACATTGCCAATTAACGTTGAAGACAAGAACCTTGTCCTGACTTTTGTGAGTATTGTCATCGGTGCCATAATCACTTTCTCTTCCACGACTTTTGTGGCAAATGCAATGGCAGGTATTATGCTCCGCCTGATTAATCCGTTCAGGGTAGGAGATTTCATCAAAACCGACGGAACCTTTGGCAGGGTTACAGAGATTTACTTCCTGCATACTCAGGTCCAGTCTATTGACCGTGATCTGATTACAATCCCTAACCTGACACTTGTATCAAAACCCCTGAAAACCATAAGGTCATCAGGTACTATTATTACTACAGGTGTTTCACTGGGATACAATATACCAAGAAAGGATATTGAAAAAAGTCTTCTTCAGGCTGCTGAAACTACAGGACTTGAAAATCCTTTTGTGCATGTAGAGAAACTGGGCGACTTCTCAATAAGCTACAAAGTCGGGGGTCTTCTGAAGGATATTGACAGGATAATCACTGCAAGATCGGATTTTAAGAAGAATGTAATTGATAAGCTGCATAACTCTGACATAGAGATAGTTTCGCCTACATATATGAACCAGAGAGTGTTCAGTGAAGACTACGTGTGCATGCCACCAAAAGAAGATACAGGAAAAATCACGAAAGAGAAAGAACCTGAGATCCATACTGAAGATATCATCTTTGACAAAGCTATAATGGCCCAGATGCTTGACAGGATTTATACTATAGCAGATAAGCTGCCTGCCCGCAGAAAGGATATGGAAGATAAGATAAAAGAAATCCCTGATGAGGATAAAAGGGCAGAGTTAAAAGAACAGATCGGCATGCTTGCTAAAATTGAAGAAGACATCAACCCTGAAATACAGGATCTTAAAGACCTTCCGGATATAACATCCATGCCAGATGACAAAGATGATGAATATATAGAAAAGCTTGTTACTGCTGAGAAGGACATAACTCTTCTGGACAACAGGCATGAAGACCTTGAGAAGAAAATATTTAAAGCCCTTGAACAAGAATGA
- a CDS encoding tRNA (cytidine(56)-2'-O)-methyltransferase, with protein sequence MPEKIVILRLGHRPQRDKRITTHVGLTARAFGAEGMLLASDDKKLSENIADVSNRFGGDFYVNNDVSWKAEIKKWKEDGGKVCHLSMYGINLPDAVPEIKDCEKLMIVVGAEKVPFEIYEMADWNVAVGNQPHSEVAAVAVTLDRIAGTDPLRAEFEGGELTIVPEKCGKKVIDRRE encoded by the coding sequence ATGCCTGAAAAAATAGTAATATTAAGACTTGGCCACCGTCCGCAGCGTGACAAGAGGATAACCACTCATGTTGGCCTGACAGCACGTGCCTTCGGTGCCGAAGGTATGCTCCTTGCATCGGATGATAAAAAGCTTTCAGAAAACATTGCTGATGTTTCCAACCGTTTTGGCGGTGATTTCTATGTTAATAATGATGTGAGCTGGAAAGCTGAGATCAAAAAATGGAAAGAAGACGGCGGCAAGGTTTGTCACCTGTCAATGTATGGGATTAACCTCCCGGATGCGGTTCCTGAGATAAAGGACTGTGAAAAGCTTATGATAGTTGTTGGTGCTGAAAAAGTCCCGTTTGAGATCTATGAGATGGCCGACTGGAATGTTGCAGTTGGAAACCAGCCTCATTCAGAAGTTGCCGCAGTAGCCGTTACCCTTGATCGCATAGCGGGAACCGATCCACTGAGGGCAGAATTTGAAGGCGGGGAATTGACAATAGTTCCTGAGAAATGTGGTAAAAAAGTAATTGACAGGAGAGAATAA
- a CDS encoding AMP phosphorylase, with translation MQLKVQPIDIKVGKYKVVLNTIDAKEMGVNEGDRVRIRDHRVLTAIVDFTEDMIAPGMIGLYHEVHEQLQKEWTETVEVEPAEKPKSARIIRKVMDGQRLERDEIYELVKDIVEENLNDIELAAFLTATYIKDMSEDETEWLTRAMIDTGERIEFATTPIMDKHSIGGVPGNKISLLIVPIVAANGLLIPKTSSRAITGAGGTADLMEILAPVEFTAQQIKEMTEKVGGVIVWGGATNIAPADDKLIRIEYPLSIDPHCQLLASIMAKKGAVGAQKVVMDIPTGAGTKIPDVKTGRKLARDLINLGDRLGMDVDCALTYGASPVGRTVGPALEVIEALQVLETMEGPNSLIEKSAVLAGMLLEMGGVAAKGQGHDLAIETLKNGKAFAKLKEIIEIQGGDPSVTYRDIKVGQYTAELKAPTNGYVLEFHNKRIVQIARLAGAPNDKGAGVRIHKKRGEAVEAGQPVLTIYAEKEDKLADAIKNAREDLPIVVEGMLLEKVADVTEL, from the coding sequence ATGCAGCTAAAAGTTCAACCTATTGATATTAAGGTCGGCAAATACAAGGTAGTACTCAATACCATTGATGCCAAGGAAATGGGAGTAAATGAAGGTGACAGGGTAAGAATCAGGGATCACAGAGTCCTGACAGCTATTGTTGATTTCACAGAGGATATGATAGCTCCCGGAATGATAGGGCTGTATCATGAAGTTCATGAACAACTTCAGAAAGAGTGGACAGAAACAGTTGAAGTTGAACCAGCAGAAAAACCAAAATCCGCACGCATAATCAGAAAGGTTATGGATGGCCAGAGGCTGGAAAGAGATGAGATTTATGAGCTAGTCAAGGATATTGTTGAAGAGAACCTGAATGATATTGAACTGGCTGCTTTCCTTACTGCTACCTACATTAAAGATATGAGTGAGGATGAGACCGAATGGCTTACCAGGGCAATGATTGATACGGGTGAACGCATAGAGTTTGCCACAACTCCTATCATGGACAAACACTCCATTGGTGGAGTTCCCGGAAACAAAATCTCTCTTTTGATTGTTCCTATTGTTGCAGCTAACGGCTTGCTTATCCCTAAAACAAGTTCCCGTGCAATTACAGGTGCAGGCGGAACAGCGGATCTCATGGAAATTCTTGCTCCCGTAGAGTTCACAGCCCAGCAGATCAAGGAAATGACCGAGAAAGTCGGTGGTGTAATCGTATGGGGCGGTGCAACTAATATCGCACCTGCTGATGACAAACTTATCAGGATAGAGTATCCGCTTTCAATTGACCCGCACTGCCAGCTTCTGGCTTCAATAATGGCTAAAAAAGGTGCAGTCGGAGCACAGAAAGTTGTTATGGATATTCCTACCGGAGCAGGTACTAAGATTCCTGATGTGAAAACCGGAAGGAAACTTGCAAGGGACCTTATCAACCTTGGAGACCGCCTTGGTATGGATGTTGATTGTGCGCTGACATACGGAGCTTCTCCTGTTGGAAGAACAGTTGGTCCTGCTCTTGAGGTTATTGAAGCATTGCAGGTTCTTGAAACAATGGAAGGTCCGAACAGTCTTATTGAAAAGAGTGCAGTTCTTGCAGGTATGCTCCTTGAGATGGGAGGGGTTGCTGCAAAAGGACAGGGTCATGACCTTGCAATAGAAACCCTGAAAAACGGCAAAGCATTTGCAAAGCTGAAAGAGATCATTGAGATACAGGGCGGAGACCCCAGTGTAACTTACAGGGATATCAAAGTAGGTCAGTATACCGCAGAACTGAAGGCTCCTACAAATGGATATGTACTTGAGTTCCATAACAAGCGCATTGTTCAGATTGCAAGGCTTGCAGGCGCCCCAAATGATAAGGGTGCAGGTGTAAGGATTCACAAGAAGCGTGGTGAGGCAGTTGAAGCTGGTCAGCCAGTACTTACAATCTATGCTGAAAAAGAAGACAAGCTGGCAGATGCAATTAAAAATGCAAGGGAAGACCTTCCGATTGTTGTAGAAGGTATGCTTCTTGAGAAAGTTGCTGATGTAACAGAACTCTGA
- a CDS encoding Nif3-like dinuclear metal center hexameric protein has protein sequence MQLKDVISVLEDIAPPELAEDFDVGRIGLNLDMQNDIKKIAVALDPTEYILNRAAMIGADLLVTHHTLIFHAVNCINKKLADSLKIALDNGISMYSMHTNYDKAKGGINDALAKRLGLSDIQEIPIGRIGSIAPCSVDTFVNHVSKSLGTHVMFAGNIDEIKKVMVFGGGGFRSEYIETARSFGADAYVSSELKHDIMRSYSDMLLVDATHYATENPGMQDLCPLLAERLGIDVEFIEHDPLIKTI, from the coding sequence ATGCAACTAAAAGATGTTATCAGTGTACTGGAGGATATCGCCCCTCCTGAACTGGCGGAAGACTTTGATGTCGGCAGGATAGGTCTGAACCTTGACATGCAGAACGACATTAAAAAGATAGCTGTCGCACTTGATCCTACAGAATATATACTTAACAGGGCAGCTATGATAGGGGCTGATTTACTTGTCACACACCACACATTGATATTCCATGCAGTGAACTGCATCAATAAAAAACTGGCAGACAGCCTGAAAATTGCACTTGATAACGGGATTTCAATGTACTCAATGCATACAAATTACGATAAGGCTAAAGGCGGAATCAACGATGCACTGGCAAAGAGGCTTGGACTTTCTGATATACAGGAAATCCCCATCGGCCGCATAGGCAGCATTGCTCCATGTTCTGTGGATACTTTTGTCAACCATGTTTCCAAAAGCCTTGGAACCCATGTAATGTTTGCAGGAAACATTGATGAGATAAAAAAAGTAATGGTATTTGGAGGAGGTGGCTTCCGTTCTGAGTACATTGAAACTGCAAGAAGTTTTGGTGCCGATGCCTATGTGTCATCTGAATTAAAGCATGACATAATGCGTTCTTATAGTGACATGCTGCTTGTGGACGCAACACACTACGCCACCGAAAACCCAGGAATGCAGGATCTCTGCCCGTTGCTTGCAGAAAGACTTGGAATTGATGTGGAATTTATAGAGCATGACCCGCTGATAAAGACGATTTAA
- a CDS encoding DUF7502 family protein, which yields MDTDVRSFVKKQEAALKKYRRLYKILDFFGTAIILYLLLFYFRMDQVFPYLSSFEVRAGTFYDILGISIAFETLALSFVAAFFSLIITVIRHLRDDKTKAIPLIEKKNPELHEKLRTAYDNANEGNLIVADLLSSVSSKIAVIASSALLIKGKLVIGVVLILVSSTTTVYVVDHDVRTNLFDQSELGDVVDSIPGIGNGDDTSSGDDIFVFDDEGSDEDSNSLTENLTGDTAIIIEDGKEVDLTLPAGSGVGFSEGNESEESDTDFDQSSPYERSIISSQTYDEELPDGYETIIREYFEALAEAD from the coding sequence ATGGATACGGACGTCAGGAGTTTTGTTAAAAAACAGGAAGCTGCACTCAAAAAATATCGCCGGCTATACAAAATTCTGGATTTTTTCGGAACTGCAATAATTCTGTATTTATTGTTATTCTATTTCCGCATGGATCAGGTTTTCCCGTATCTCAGTAGTTTTGAAGTCCGTGCAGGAACTTTTTATGATATCCTGGGAATCAGTATTGCATTTGAGACTCTTGCATTATCTTTTGTAGCAGCTTTCTTTTCACTAATTATAACAGTGATTCGTCATCTTAGAGATGATAAGACAAAAGCAATTCCACTTATTGAGAAAAAGAACCCGGAACTGCATGAAAAACTGAGAACAGCATATGATAATGCCAATGAGGGAAACCTCATTGTTGCAGACCTTCTAAGTTCGGTATCATCAAAGATTGCAGTTATTGCTTCATCAGCCCTTCTCATAAAAGGTAAACTGGTAATTGGAGTTGTGCTTATCCTGGTTTCCAGTACAACAACGGTATATGTAGTAGACCATGATGTACGCACCAATCTTTTTGATCAGAGTGAGCTTGGGGATGTAGTAGACAGCATTCCTGGAATAGGTAACGGTGACGATACCTCATCCGGAGACGATATTTTTGTTTTCGATGACGAAGGAAGTGATGAAGACAGTAATTCACTTACAGAGAATCTCACAGGAGACACTGCAATAATCATTGAAGATGGGAAAGAAGTTGACCTCACACTACCTGCCGGATCAGGCGTGGGTTTTTCAGAAGGAAATGAATCTGAAGAATCTGATACTGATTTTGACCAGTCATCACCTTACGAGAGAAGTATAATTTCATCCCAGACATATGATGAGGAACTGCCTGATGGCTACGAGACTATCATCAGGGAATACTTTGAAGCGCTGGCTGAGGCTGATTAA
- a CDS encoding vWA domain-containing protein gives MPFDNPVALAALASVIPLIILYLLRPKPLQVQIPSLMFLMDIKEEKKRFYTSISKLVKDPLFFIQLFVLILLALAAASPYFESQEALSGDHTVLIIDGSASMQTDNRFSDAISKAEDYVSKTNTVILAESTPVTIIEEANAQATYDALESMQAQATVAYMSSAISAAMRILSDQGGNIVVVSDFASWNGDDPVNSMKLAESYGLNVQFLLVGREADNIGIIQGTIEVEDGKYNYNGVIKNYQNSRQTIDVEIENLDSGKTSSTSLAIPARSTKQLRLTNLGTGITEVRILDDDSLAADNTAYISIPKISDRQLLFVTDVDDLPSKIALSLIPTITVKELEGVPGDLSDYSIIVIANKERALASNEISLLSTYLNAGGKVVFIASEALSSENAKTELVELLPVMPESVEDTDGGVTLEVVQDTRLSENIKYDEVAMYKYLNVTERIESTTLVATEDDVPMLVYGPVGDGTSVYLGINDIAGEDAWNNFHNLPEYPVFWSKLAGWLGGTGSVQDYNLKTGTVSALAKEQEIQTPSTTDTVSRVLYDEVGVYQVAGKEIAVNLYTDKESDTTLEGDDVIERSQADDEPGIVRESSYTAKNYLDTYMIIIVFALVILELLVIRKRGEL, from the coding sequence ATGCCTTTCGATAATCCAGTGGCACTGGCTGCTCTTGCGAGTGTTATTCCACTTATAATATTGTACCTTCTAAGGCCGAAACCACTTCAGGTACAGATTCCTTCCCTGATGTTCCTCATGGATATAAAGGAAGAGAAAAAACGATTCTACACGTCCATTTCCAAACTTGTAAAGGACCCGCTATTCTTTATCCAGCTATTTGTGCTAATACTCCTTGCACTTGCAGCTGCTTCGCCTTACTTTGAAAGTCAGGAAGCACTTAGCGGAGATCATACGGTGCTTATCATTGACGGTTCTGCAAGTATGCAGACAGACAACAGGTTCAGTGATGCGATATCAAAAGCAGAGGATTATGTCAGTAAAACAAACACAGTCATTCTTGCAGAAAGCACACCGGTAACAATTATTGAAGAAGCTAATGCCCAGGCAACCTATGATGCACTTGAATCAATGCAGGCACAGGCAACTGTTGCTTACATGTCAAGTGCCATTTCAGCAGCCATGAGAATACTTTCAGACCAGGGAGGAAACATTGTTGTTGTTTCTGATTTTGCAAGCTGGAACGGTGATGACCCGGTAAATTCCATGAAACTTGCTGAGTCCTACGGACTTAATGTGCAGTTCCTCCTTGTCGGCAGGGAAGCCGACAACATTGGAATTATCCAGGGAACAATTGAAGTTGAAGATGGTAAGTACAATTATAACGGAGTTATCAAGAACTACCAGAACAGCAGGCAGACTATTGATGTTGAGATTGAGAATCTTGACAGTGGAAAGACAAGTTCAACCTCTCTTGCAATACCTGCAAGGTCAACAAAGCAGCTTCGCCTTACAAACCTTGGAACCGGCATAACGGAAGTAAGAATTCTTGATGATGACAGCCTGGCGGCAGACAATACTGCTTATATTTCAATTCCTAAAATTTCAGACAGGCAACTGCTCTTTGTGACAGATGTAGATGACCTGCCCTCAAAAATAGCACTTTCACTTATACCAACAATTACTGTTAAAGAACTTGAAGGCGTGCCTGGTGACCTTTCAGATTACAGCATCATTGTGATTGCGAATAAAGAAAGAGCACTTGCAAGCAATGAGATATCACTTCTAAGCACTTATCTCAACGCAGGAGGAAAAGTCGTATTCATTGCAAGTGAAGCATTGTCATCTGAAAATGCAAAAACAGAACTTGTGGAGCTTCTTCCTGTAATGCCTGAATCCGTAGAAGATACAGATGGCGGAGTGACACTTGAAGTTGTCCAGGATACAAGACTCAGTGAGAACATAAAGTATGACGAAGTGGCAATGTACAAATACCTTAATGTTACGGAAAGGATTGAATCAACAACCCTTGTTGCCACTGAAGATGACGTACCCATGCTGGTATACGGACCTGTTGGTGACGGGACTTCAGTTTATCTTGGAATAAATGACATTGCAGGTGAAGATGCATGGAATAACTTCCACAACCTGCCTGAATATCCTGTATTCTGGTCAAAGCTTGCCGGATGGCTTGGAGGAACCGGAAGTGTACAGGACTATAATCTCAAGACAGGAACTGTTTCAGCGCTGGCAAAGGAACAGGAAATTCAAACTCCAAGCACTACGGATACTGTAAGCCGTGTACTTTATGACGAAGTGGGTGTTTACCAGGTAGCCGGAAAAGAGATTGCTGTAAACTTATACACTGATAAGGAATCTGACACAACGCTTGAAGGCGATGATGTTATTGAACGCTCACAGGCTGACGATGAACCTGGAATTGTACGTGAAAGCTCGTATACAGCAAAGAATTACCTTGATACTTATATGATAATCATTGTTTTTGCATTAGTTATACTGGAGCTTCTTGTAATAAGAAAGAGAGGTGAGCTCTGA
- the pheA gene encoding prephenate dehydratase, producing the protein MRIGVLGLKGSYSEKAAKQWIAENVPGEDNNLEHCSDIQDVFSLLENEECDIGVVPLENSIEGSVGVTLDLLLEKDVTIIGEAIVTIEHCLLSNGRKEDIKVILSHPQALGQCRNFVKKTFPLAELRTTGSTSHAAKLAMEFEEMAAIASPETADVYKLDILMPDIQDRKHNHTRFVVIARSETAEDLVKSLRLVDSDIPYKTSIIVYLDRDRPGALYSILGEFAGRNINLTRIESRPSKKVLGDYVFYIDFEGKISDDIIKDAIYNIESSVGMLKMLGSYPELDSGCKSN; encoded by the coding sequence ATGAGAATTGGAGTACTCGGGCTTAAAGGCTCATATTCAGAAAAAGCTGCAAAGCAGTGGATTGCAGAAAACGTACCGGGAGAAGATAATAATCTTGAGCATTGCTCGGATATTCAGGATGTTTTTTCCCTGCTGGAAAATGAAGAATGTGACATTGGTGTAGTGCCACTTGAAAATTCAATTGAAGGATCAGTTGGTGTTACCCTTGACCTGCTTCTTGAAAAGGATGTAACCATCATCGGTGAGGCCATTGTTACGATAGAACACTGTCTTCTTTCAAATGGCAGAAAAGAAGATATCAAAGTTATACTTTCACATCCGCAGGCTCTTGGACAGTGCCGCAACTTTGTGAAAAAGACATTCCCGCTTGCAGAGCTGAGAACCACAGGAAGCACGTCCCATGCTGCAAAACTTGCTATGGAATTTGAGGAAATGGCTGCAATAGCCTCCCCGGAAACAGCAGATGTATATAAACTGGATATTCTGATGCCTGATATTCAGGACAGGAAACACAATCATACACGTTTTGTTGTTATTGCAAGATCTGAGACCGCAGAAGATTTAGTCAAATCCCTGAGACTTGTGGATTCGGATATTCCTTACAAAACATCAATAATAGTTTATCTTGACCGCGACCGTCCGGGTGCGCTTTATTCCATACTGGGAGAATTTGCAGGACGTAATATCAATCTCACAAGGATAGAGTCAAGACCATCAAAGAAAGTACTGGGAGACTATGTTTTCTACATTGACTTCGAGGGAAAAATAAGCGATGATATTATAAAAGATGCAATATATAACATAGAGTCGAGCGTAGGGATGCTAAAAATGCTTGGTTCTTACCCGGAATTAGATTCCGGTTGTAAATCCAACTGA
- a CDS encoding DUF58 domain-containing protein codes for MSDKRHNIDVEFFRQLDRFTFMVRKRISTAYAGSRRSIHSGRGLDTIGYREYNRGDEIKSIDWKAYARSEKLYIRQFEEDKSLTTHILLDSSKSMDYTGGEEISKFEYATMLAAGFAYLVTKDNDKFAISTFAENVEFSKPRRGRKYLLKTIERLETVPIGGKTDINECTIQYGKAIHSRSLVILISDFMQDPKDIESAIYRFSDHDLILVQVLDRTESSLEIHGHSRLIDLESGVKLDTYISEDLKSEYQKKLTDHINHIGDTCSRVGAEFYTFTTDIPIFDAFFHTISRRKW; via the coding sequence ATGAGCGACAAGAGACATAATATTGATGTTGAGTTCTTCAGGCAGCTTGACCGCTTTACCTTCATGGTAAGGAAAAGAATATCAACTGCATATGCTGGTAGCAGACGTTCCATCCATAGTGGAAGAGGACTGGACACCATCGGCTACCGTGAGTATAACCGGGGAGATGAAATAAAGTCCATTGACTGGAAAGCATATGCGAGGTCTGAGAAACTCTATATCAGGCAGTTCGAGGAAGATAAATCCCTGACCACCCACATTCTGCTGGATTCCAGTAAAAGTATGGACTATACCGGCGGAGAGGAAATCAGTAAGTTCGAATATGCCACCATGCTTGCCGCTGGCTTTGCCTATCTTGTAACCAAGGACAATGATAAGTTTGCCATATCCACCTTTGCAGAGAATGTCGAGTTCTCAAAACCCAGAAGAGGAAGAAAATATTTGCTCAAAACCATCGAGAGACTTGAAACGGTTCCAATTGGTGGTAAAACAGACATCAATGAATGTACTATACAGTACGGAAAAGCCATACACTCCCGATCACTTGTTATCCTTATCTCCGATTTCATGCAGGATCCTAAAGATATAGAATCCGCAATCTACCGCTTTTCCGATCATGACCTTATACTTGTACAGGTGCTTGACAGGACAGAAAGTTCTCTTGAAATTCACGGGCACAGCAGGCTTATTGACCTTGAATCCGGTGTTAAGCTTGACACATATATCAGCGAGGATTTAAAGAGCGAATACCAGAAAAAGCTCACAGACCACATCAACCACATCGGTGATACATGCAGCAGGGTTGGTGCGGAATTCTACACATTCACCACTGACATTCCCATTTTCGATGCTTTCTTCCACACAATCAGCCGGAGGAAATGGTAA
- a CDS encoding AAA family ATPase: protein MASEMNSRDLSQTYKMAGDMFVTLFNEIGKVVVGQAETVEQIVIAILCNGHALVESNPGLGKTLTISTISKSMDLNFSRIQCTPDLMPADITGTQIIEENDGHKEFKFEYGPIFANIVLADEINRASPKTQSSLLEAMQEKQITVGNDTYILEQPFFILATQNPIEMEGTFPLPEAQLDRFLLKILVDYPSYEDEIEIVNRYTKSISPSVNKVVNKNTLLDLQKLTRDVPVADDIRNRAIKIVMSTRISSEFIEYGASPRASIGIILAAKARALIKGRNYVSAEDIDAMAYPVLRHRVVLTFEAERRGVTTDQVIKSILEKIK from the coding sequence ATGGCTAGTGAGATGAACTCAAGGGACCTGTCACAAACATATAAAATGGCTGGTGATATGTTCGTGACCCTTTTCAATGAAATTGGAAAGGTAGTTGTAGGCCAGGCAGAAACGGTAGAACAGATAGTAATCGCAATACTTTGTAACGGGCATGCACTTGTGGAAAGTAATCCGGGTCTTGGAAAAACACTTACAATTTCCACCATATCAAAATCAATGGACCTGAACTTCAGCAGGATACAGTGTACACCTGACCTTATGCCTGCGGATATCACAGGAACCCAGATAATTGAAGAAAATGACGGACACAAGGAATTTAAGTTCGAATACGGACCTATTTTTGCAAACATCGTGCTTGCTGATGAAATAAACCGTGCTTCACCCAAGACACAGTCATCTTTACTTGAAGCCATGCAGGAAAAGCAGATAACTGTTGGAAATGACACGTACATCCTTGAGCAGCCTTTTTTCATACTGGCAACCCAGAACCCCATAGAAATGGAAGGAACTTTCCCGCTTCCAGAAGCCCAGCTTGACAGGTTCCTGCTCAAGATCCTTGTAGATTATCCAAGCTACGAAGATGAGATAGAGATAGTAAACCGCTATACAAAATCAATTTCTCCAAGTGTCAACAAGGTTGTTAACAAGAACACACTGCTTGACCTTCAGAAACTCACAAGGGACGTTCCGGTTGCAGATGATATCAGGAACAGGGCTATCAAAATTGTCATGTCAACACGTATCAGCAGTGAGTTTATAGAATACGGTGCATCCCCAAGGGCATCCATTGGTATTATCCTGGCAGCGAAGGCAAGGGCACTTATCAAAGGACGTAATTACGTCAGTGCCGAGGATATCGATGCCATGGCGTATCCTGTACTCAGACACAGGGTCGTGCTCACTTTCGAAGCTGAAAGAAGAGGCGTGACCACTGACCAGGTTATCAAGAGCATACTTGAGAAGATAAAGTAA
- a CDS encoding DUF4405 domain-containing protein produces the protein MKRHTLNYIVDMPLLLQSVVVSVTGVVLMYGSHGTSFLGFDSRELLHIHEQIGILMVAFSVIHLVLHWKWMACTTKNLLTGKSSLSAKCETAQAVPVED, from the coding sequence ATGAAAAGACATACTCTTAATTATATAGTGGATATGCCACTATTATTACAGTCAGTCGTAGTAAGCGTAACAGGAGTTGTCCTGATGTATGGAAGCCATGGAACCAGTTTCCTTGGATTTGACAGCAGGGAACTTCTTCATATACATGAACAGATAGGGATACTGATGGTTGCATTTTCAGTAATACATCTGGTATTACACTGGAAATGGATGGCTTGCACAACAAAGAACTTGCTGACCGGTAAGAGCAGCCTTTCTGCAAAGTGTGAAACCGCACAAGCAGTTCCGGTTGAAGACTAA
- a CDS encoding nucleoside deaminase has translation MEKFMQIAIDEAREGMEHNHGGPFGAIIVKDGKIISRAHNRVLVTNDPTAHAEVLAIRQASEVLDKFDLSDCEIYTSSQPCPMCLAAIYWARITKVYFGTNKEDVAAIGFDDSLFYKFIRGDADKSTLEIINIDRKECLELLKEWDEKTDKEMY, from the coding sequence ATGGAAAAATTCATGCAGATTGCAATAGATGAAGCAAGGGAGGGAATGGAACACAATCATGGAGGACCTTTCGGGGCAATTATAGTCAAGGACGGAAAAATAATATCCAGAGCACACAACAGGGTATTAGTTACCAATGACCCCACAGCTCATGCTGAAGTCCTGGCAATTCGTCAGGCATCCGAGGTCCTGGACAAATTTGACCTTTCTGACTGTGAGATTTATACAAGTTCACAGCCATGTCCCATGTGTCTTGCAGCAATCTACTGGGCACGAATAACAAAAGTGTATTTTGGAACTAACAAAGAAGATGTTGCAGCAATAGGGTTTGATGACAGCCTTTTCTACAAATTTATCAGAGGAGATGCCGACAAGAGTACGCTGGAAATCATCAACATTGACAGGAAAGAATGTCTCGAACTTCTCAAAGAATGGGATGAAAAAACCGATAAAGAAATGTATTAA